In Brucella melitensis bv. 1 str. 16M, a genomic segment contains:
- the cobS gene encoding cobaltochelatase subunit CobS, with the protein MNKVERDIANLPDTTVSVREVFGIDSDMMVPAYAAGDSYVPELDPDYLFDRQTTLAILAGFAYNRRVMVSGYHGTGKSTHIEQVAARLNWPCVRVNLDSHVSRIDLVGKDAIVVKEGVQVTEFKDGILPWAYQHNVALVFDEYDAGRPDVMFVIQRVLESSGRLTLLDQSRVIRPHPAFRLFATANTVGLGDTTGLYHGTQQINQAQMDRWSIVTTLNYLPHDNEVNIVLVKAKHYQNAEGREIVNKMVRVADMTRQAFINGDLSTVMSPRTVITWAENAAIFNDVGFAFRLTFLNKCDELERATVAEFYQRAFGVELPESAANIVLA; encoded by the coding sequence ATGAACAAGGTTGAGCGGGATATAGCCAATTTGCCGGATACCACGGTTTCGGTACGCGAAGTATTCGGGATCGATTCCGACATGATGGTGCCGGCCTATGCGGCGGGCGATTCCTATGTGCCGGAACTTGATCCGGATTATCTTTTCGATCGCCAGACGACGCTCGCGATCCTCGCAGGCTTTGCCTATAACCGCCGCGTGATGGTTTCGGGCTATCACGGCACGGGTAAATCGACCCATATCGAGCAGGTTGCAGCCCGCCTCAACTGGCCTTGCGTCCGCGTCAATCTCGACAGCCATGTCAGCCGTATCGACCTTGTCGGCAAGGATGCGATCGTGGTGAAGGAAGGCGTGCAGGTTACGGAATTCAAGGACGGCATCCTGCCATGGGCCTACCAGCACAATGTCGCGCTGGTGTTCGACGAATATGATGCGGGTCGCCCGGATGTGATGTTCGTCATCCAGCGCGTTCTGGAATCGTCGGGCCGCCTGACGCTCCTCGACCAGAGCCGCGTTATCCGTCCGCATCCCGCTTTCCGCCTGTTTGCAACCGCCAATACGGTCGGCCTTGGCGACACGACGGGCCTTTATCACGGCACCCAACAGATCAACCAGGCGCAGATGGACCGCTGGTCCATCGTGACGACGCTGAACTATCTGCCGCACGACAATGAAGTGAATATCGTTCTCGTCAAGGCCAAGCATTACCAGAATGCCGAAGGCCGCGAGATCGTGAACAAGATGGTGCGCGTGGCCGACATGACGCGCCAGGCTTTCATCAACGGCGATCTTTCAACCGTGATGAGCCCGCGCACGGTCATTACCTGGGCCGAGAATGCCGCAATCTTCAACGATGTCGGCTTTGCCTTCCGCCTGACCTTCCTCAACAAGTGCGATGAACTGGAACGTGCGACGGTTGCTGAATTCTATCAGCGTGCCTTCGGCGTGGAACTGCCGGAATCGGCAGCCAATATCGTTCTCGCCTGA
- the cobT gene encoding cobaltochelatase subunit CobT: MSGQMSGIGDNSRDRKTGPVDSEPFKRAITACVRAISGDHEMEVAFSHDRPALSANRARLPDLPKRPTAHDIAVTRGLGDSMALRQARHNPRIHAALAPEGKQARAIFDAVEQARVEAIGARAMAGVADNLSTMLADKYSRANFSAVTTKEDAPLEEAVSLLLREKLTGRPAPAEAGQVLELWRDWIEQKASADIARLGENLEDQQAFARTVRDMLASMDMAEELSQEEPSDDEEQNDEQTPDSDENEEGGDENQEGSDSAESEESDSSSDEGEQGEMDAADASADEMDDSEDIDAETPGDTRRPNQPFANFAEHVDYKVFTREFDEEVEATDLCDEAELDRLRGFLDKQLANLQGVVGRLANRLQRRLMAQQNRSWDFDLEEGYLDSARLVRIVIDPTQPLSYKQERDTDFRDTVVTLVLDNSGSMRGRPITVAATCADILARTLERCGVKVEILGFTTKAWKGGQSREAWLGRGKPANPGRLNDLRHIVYKSADAPWRRARRNLGLMMREGLLKENIDGEALIWAHQRLLGRPEQRKILMMISDGAPVDDSTLSVNPGNYLERHLRAVIEEIETRSPVELIAIGIGHDVTRYYQRAVTIVDAEELAGAMTEQLASLFEEQGAAASVRGRRRAGRR, translated from the coding sequence ATGTCGGGCCAAATGTCAGGAATAGGCGATAATTCGCGTGATCGTAAAACGGGTCCGGTCGATTCCGAGCCGTTCAAGCGTGCGATAACGGCTTGCGTCCGCGCCATTTCCGGCGACCATGAAATGGAAGTGGCCTTCAGCCATGACCGCCCGGCGCTGAGCGCCAATCGCGCCCGCCTTCCCGATCTGCCGAAGCGCCCGACCGCGCATGACATTGCCGTCACGCGGGGGCTTGGCGATTCCATGGCGTTGCGTCAGGCGCGCCACAATCCGCGCATTCATGCCGCGCTGGCGCCGGAAGGCAAGCAGGCGCGGGCAATTTTCGATGCGGTCGAGCAGGCGCGTGTGGAAGCCATCGGCGCGCGCGCCATGGCTGGCGTGGCGGATAACCTCTCCACCATGCTGGCCGATAAATATAGCCGTGCCAATTTTTCCGCTGTCACGACGAAGGAAGATGCGCCGCTGGAAGAGGCGGTGTCGCTTCTCCTGCGTGAGAAGCTGACAGGCCGTCCGGCCCCGGCGGAAGCAGGCCAGGTGCTGGAGCTGTGGCGCGACTGGATCGAGCAGAAGGCATCTGCCGATATTGCGCGGCTTGGCGAGAACCTCGAAGACCAGCAGGCTTTTGCGCGCACGGTGCGCGATATGCTCGCCTCCATGGATATGGCGGAAGAGCTTTCGCAGGAAGAGCCGAGCGACGACGAAGAGCAGAATGACGAGCAGACGCCGGATTCCGATGAAAACGAGGAAGGCGGCGACGAAAATCAGGAAGGTTCCGATTCGGCTGAAAGCGAAGAGTCGGACAGTTCCAGCGATGAAGGCGAACAGGGCGAGATGGACGCGGCGGATGCTTCCGCCGACGAAATGGACGACAGCGAGGATATCGATGCGGAAACACCGGGCGATACGCGCCGTCCGAACCAGCCTTTCGCCAATTTTGCCGAGCATGTCGATTATAAGGTCTTTACGCGTGAATTCGACGAGGAAGTCGAGGCGACCGACCTTTGCGACGAAGCGGAACTGGACCGCCTGCGCGGTTTTCTCGACAAGCAGCTTGCCAATTTGCAGGGCGTGGTAGGGCGTCTGGCCAACCGTTTGCAGCGCCGCCTGATGGCGCAGCAAAACCGCTCGTGGGATTTCGATCTGGAAGAGGGCTATCTCGATTCGGCCCGTCTGGTGCGCATCGTCATCGATCCCACGCAGCCGCTTTCCTACAAGCAGGAGCGCGATACGGATTTCCGCGATACGGTGGTGACGCTCGTGCTGGATAATTCCGGCTCCATGCGCGGCCGTCCGATCACGGTGGCTGCAACCTGTGCCGATATTCTTGCCCGTACGCTGGAACGTTGCGGTGTGAAGGTGGAAATTCTGGGCTTTACCACCAAGGCGTGGAAGGGCGGGCAATCGCGCGAAGCATGGCTTGGGCGCGGCAAGCCTGCCAATCCGGGGCGGCTCAATGATCTTCGCCACATCGTTTACAAGAGCGCCGACGCGCCATGGCGGCGGGCACGGCGCAATCTCGGCCTGATGATGCGCGAAGGGCTTCTGAAGGAGAATATCGACGGCGAGGCGCTGATCTGGGCGCATCAGCGGCTGCTGGGCCGTCCTGAACAGCGCAAGATCCTGATGATGATTTCAGACGGTGCGCCGGTGGACGATTCGACGCTTTCCGTCAATCCGGGCAATTATCTGGAGCGGCATCTGCGGGCCGTGATCGAGGAGATTGAAACGCGCTCTCCGGTGGAGCTGATCGCCATCGGCATCGGCCATGACGTGACCCGTTATTACCAGCGCGCTGTCACAATCGTCGATGCGGAAGAACTGGCGGGCGCAATGACAGAACAACTTGCCTCGCTCTTTGAGGAGCAGGGGGCTGCCGCTTCCGTGCGCGGACGCCGGCGTGCCGGTCGAAGATAG
- a CDS encoding DUF6065 family protein: protein MHLECFKCHDTPPKIVPGRPERSWMSSFHSRAPYRCLPLTMANSTGWEILCPTDIEVSWNGGLAKQDLLVKNVANDSISIEHFAQSHFSHGILTFHTGYLFRTPANFALWVNGAPNHIKDGIQPLTALVETEWLPFPFTMNWHMTRPGTVRFEKGEPFCFIQIIEHKKMDDVVPTIKGLSDDPTLKAQYETWSASRSNFNQALADQVPETVKQGWQKKYFRGEIIPSSAEEILAKNHIHKRKLNNPISE from the coding sequence ATGCATCTGGAATGCTTTAAATGCCATGACACGCCTCCTAAAATCGTGCCTGGGCGCCCCGAACGAAGCTGGATGAGTAGTTTTCACTCACGCGCACCTTACCGATGTCTTCCATTAACTATGGCGAACTCTACAGGGTGGGAAATACTATGTCCTACAGATATAGAAGTAAGCTGGAACGGAGGACTCGCAAAACAAGATTTGCTCGTAAAAAACGTTGCGAACGATTCTATTTCTATTGAACATTTCGCCCAATCTCACTTTTCACACGGCATCCTCACCTTTCACACTGGATATCTTTTCCGAACACCAGCCAATTTTGCACTATGGGTAAACGGTGCACCTAATCATATAAAAGACGGTATTCAGCCGCTGACCGCTCTTGTGGAAACCGAGTGGCTTCCTTTTCCATTCACCATGAACTGGCACATGACACGGCCTGGCACCGTTCGTTTTGAAAAAGGGGAACCCTTCTGTTTCATACAGATAATCGAACATAAAAAGATGGATGATGTCGTTCCGACCATTAAAGGTTTAAGCGACGATCCGACCCTCAAAGCCCAATACGAAACATGGTCTGCGTCCCGGAGTAATTTCAATCAGGCGCTCGCTGACCAAGTCCCGGAAACGGTCAAGCAAGGCTGGCAAAAGAAATATTTTCGTGGCGAAATCATTCCGTCATCGGCAGAAGAAATCCTTGCCAAAAACCACATTCATAAAAGAAAACTCAACAACCCTATTTCTGAATAA
- a CDS encoding heavy metal translocating P-type ATPase: MNQISFRVDGMDCASCAAKIDTAVRRVKGVEDVSVSVTAGTVTAGTMTVRHDGSGDIETMARKVRSLGYGVEQLAKERQAAVHDHHHDHDHHHDHAHAESPLEAAPNSLRFRVDGMDCASCAAKIDTAVRRLAGVTDVSVSVTNGTMTVNQDGSADSNEIAAKVTALGYRTVLAENGSGAAQPAAPAGSLSWWQTKKGQTMLACGGGLLAAYAIGHLYPAVMHWAFMAAMLIGLVPIAWRACMAAVNGTPFSIEMLMTVAAVGAIIIGATEEAATVVFLFLVGELLEGVAAGKARASIQSLATLVPKTAFLERNGTTREVAAESLSIGDVISVRPGDRMPADGEIISGESAIDEAPVTGESTPVGKGEGDVVFAGTINGDGLLRVKVTAAAQDNTIARVVRLVEEAQEAKAPTERFINRFSTYYTPGVVVVAALVAILPPLFAGGVWDEWIYKGLAILLIGCPCALVISTPAAIAAALSSGARRDLLMKGGGVLETVGKITTACFDKTGTLTEGKPKVTDVLAGALPEDEVLRLAASLDAGSSHPLALAIVSAAEERALKLAEITQGKAHGGKGVSGVAGKSVLFLGSRKAANDIAAIPDALAGRIAACNDEGKTVSVLVADGRIAGAIAMRDEPRADAIAGLKKLKDGGIATLMLTGDNRRTAEAIGRDLGIEVRAELLPEDKQRIVGELRKEGRIVAKVGDGINDAPALAAADVGIAMGGGTDVALETADAAILHGHVSDIAEMVDLSKRTMRNIHQNIGIALGLKAVFLVTTVLGITGLWPAILADTGATVLVTVNALRLLRQPVR; the protein is encoded by the coding sequence ATGAACCAGATCAGCTTTCGTGTGGACGGTATGGATTGCGCCTCCTGCGCAGCCAAGATCGATACGGCGGTTCGGCGTGTGAAGGGTGTCGAGGATGTTTCCGTTTCGGTGACGGCGGGTACGGTGACGGCGGGTACGATGACAGTGCGTCATGATGGCAGCGGTGATATTGAAACCATGGCGCGCAAGGTGCGCAGCCTCGGTTATGGTGTGGAGCAACTGGCCAAGGAAAGGCAAGCGGCAGTCCACGACCATCATCACGACCATGACCATCATCATGACCACGCTCATGCTGAAAGCCCGCTGGAAGCTGCACCCAACAGCCTGCGCTTCCGCGTGGATGGAATGGATTGCGCCTCCTGTGCCGCGAAAATCGATACTGCCGTGCGCCGTCTGGCGGGTGTGACCGATGTGTCGGTTTCCGTCACCAACGGGACGATGACCGTCAATCAGGATGGTTCGGCTGATAGCAATGAGATTGCAGCCAAAGTTACGGCGCTGGGCTACAGGACGGTGCTTGCGGAAAATGGGAGCGGCGCGGCGCAACCGGCAGCGCCGGCTGGAAGCCTGTCATGGTGGCAGACGAAGAAAGGCCAGACGATGCTTGCCTGCGGTGGCGGGCTGCTTGCCGCCTATGCCATTGGCCATCTCTACCCTGCGGTGATGCACTGGGCCTTTATGGCGGCGATGCTGATCGGCCTCGTTCCGATTGCCTGGCGCGCCTGTATGGCGGCGGTCAATGGCACGCCTTTTTCCATCGAAATGCTGATGACGGTCGCGGCGGTCGGCGCAATTATCATCGGTGCGACGGAAGAGGCGGCAACGGTGGTTTTCCTATTCCTCGTCGGCGAATTGCTGGAAGGTGTCGCAGCCGGCAAGGCGCGCGCCAGCATCCAGTCGCTGGCGACCCTCGTTCCCAAGACGGCCTTTCTGGAGCGCAATGGAACGACCAGGGAGGTTGCCGCTGAAAGCCTTTCCATCGGTGATGTGATTTCGGTCCGTCCGGGGGATCGTATGCCAGCCGATGGCGAGATCATTTCAGGCGAAAGCGCCATCGATGAAGCGCCCGTGACCGGTGAAAGCACGCCGGTTGGCAAGGGCGAAGGTGATGTGGTTTTCGCGGGCACGATCAATGGTGACGGGCTTTTGCGCGTGAAAGTAACCGCGGCGGCTCAGGACAATACCATCGCCCGCGTCGTCCGTCTGGTGGAGGAGGCACAGGAGGCCAAGGCCCCGACCGAGCGTTTCATCAATCGTTTCTCGACCTATTATACGCCGGGTGTTGTGGTTGTGGCGGCGCTGGTCGCGATCCTGCCGCCCCTTTTTGCGGGCGGCGTCTGGGACGAGTGGATCTATAAGGGGCTTGCCATTTTGCTGATCGGTTGCCCTTGTGCGCTGGTCATTTCCACGCCTGCTGCCATTGCTGCGGCCCTTTCTTCCGGTGCGCGGCGCGACCTTCTCATGAAAGGCGGCGGGGTTCTGGAAACCGTCGGCAAAATCACCACGGCCTGCTTCGACAAAACCGGCACACTTACCGAAGGCAAGCCCAAGGTGACGGACGTTCTGGCAGGCGCGCTGCCGGAAGACGAGGTTTTGCGGCTTGCCGCTTCCCTTGATGCCGGTTCCAGCCATCCGCTTGCGCTTGCAATTGTCAGTGCTGCTGAAGAGCGGGCGCTGAAACTGGCGGAAATCACGCAGGGCAAGGCGCATGGCGGCAAGGGTGTGTCGGGCGTCGCGGGCAAGAGCGTACTTTTTCTCGGTTCGCGCAAGGCTGCGAATGATATTGCGGCGATCCCCGATGCGCTGGCCGGCCGTATTGCCGCCTGCAACGATGAGGGCAAGACTGTTTCCGTGCTGGTTGCCGATGGCAGGATTGCTGGCGCCATCGCCATGCGCGACGAGCCGCGCGCTGACGCTATCGCTGGCCTGAAAAAGCTGAAGGACGGCGGCATCGCCACCTTGATGCTGACCGGCGACAACCGCCGCACAGCGGAAGCCATCGGGCGTGATCTTGGCATCGAAGTGCGCGCCGAGCTTCTGCCGGAGGACAAGCAGCGCATTGTCGGCGAATTGCGCAAGGAAGGACGGATCGTTGCCAAAGTGGGCGATGGCATCAATGATGCACCAGCCCTTGCCGCAGCCGATGTGGGCATTGCCATGGGTGGTGGAACCGATGTGGCACTTGAAACCGCCGATGCCGCCATCTTGCACGGGCATGTGAGCGATATCGCGGAAATGGTTGATCTGTCGAAGCGGACCATGCGCAATATTCATCAGAATATCGGCATCGCTCTGGGGTTGAAGGCGGTCTTCCTCGTCACCACGGTTTTGGGCATTACCGGCCTCTGGCCTGCCATTCTGGCCGATACGGGTGCAACCGTTTTGGTGACAGTCAATGCGCTGCGACTTTTGAGACAACCTGTACGCTAG
- a CDS encoding MerR family transcriptional regulator: MVSIPIGEASKASGVKVPTIRYYEQIGLLPVPPRTQGNRRLYDARDIQRLLFIRHARDLGFAVDSIRTLLDLQDKPDQSCAVADAIARARLTEVELRIARLQSLKTELLRMLDSTAHGRVDQCRVIEILGNHDECLHPTH; encoded by the coding sequence ATGGTCAGCATCCCGATAGGCGAGGCCTCCAAGGCAAGCGGTGTGAAAGTGCCGACAATCCGTTATTACGAGCAGATCGGCCTTCTGCCCGTCCCGCCACGCACACAGGGCAATCGCCGCCTTTACGATGCCAGGGATATCCAGCGGCTTTTGTTCATCCGCCATGCGCGCGATCTGGGGTTTGCGGTGGATTCCATCCGCACGCTTCTCGACCTTCAGGACAAGCCCGACCAGTCATGCGCGGTAGCCGATGCAATAGCGCGTGCCCGCCTGACAGAAGTGGAGCTTCGCATTGCCAGGCTTCAATCCTTGAAAACAGAACTCTTGCGAATGCTCGACAGCACCGCCCATGGCCGTGTTGACCAGTGCCGGGTGATCGAGATACTCGGCAATCACGATGAATGCCTGCACCCCACGCATTAG
- a CDS encoding DUF3108 domain-containing protein yields MTDVLLLLKAAWKRSIRYGAFTLAGLAIASGVARADDLYRTEYDISIFGLSIARAAIETVVSGPNYNLNGRFVTSGLARIFDNTDGTVHVTGSAVKGAIVPKSFDLAYKHGRKDKSTAIRFMNGDVVAAQNQPPVKKDDPWVETMPGDLLNVSDPLSALMIPAKDARSVCDRSLSVFDGQTRVEIKLAFNGTESFTTGGFTGESVICSAKFIPVSGYQKGKKSIDYLANKSRITISFAALGNSGIYAPVVARIGTRIGTLKIAATRFEKVE; encoded by the coding sequence ATGACAGATGTCTTGCTCCTGCTGAAAGCCGCATGGAAGCGATCGATCCGCTATGGTGCATTCACCCTGGCAGGACTGGCAATCGCGAGCGGAGTGGCGAGAGCAGATGATCTCTATAGAACCGAATATGATATCTCGATTTTCGGGCTTTCCATTGCGCGCGCAGCTATCGAAACCGTCGTCAGTGGGCCGAACTATAACCTGAACGGCCGTTTCGTGACATCGGGCCTTGCCCGCATTTTCGACAATACGGATGGCACCGTGCACGTCACAGGCAGTGCGGTAAAAGGGGCTATCGTCCCCAAAAGCTTCGATCTCGCCTATAAACATGGCCGCAAGGACAAGAGCACGGCAATCCGTTTCATGAATGGAGACGTGGTTGCAGCACAAAACCAGCCACCCGTGAAAAAAGACGATCCCTGGGTGGAAACCATGCCAGGCGATCTCCTCAATGTCAGCGATCCGCTGAGCGCCCTCATGATCCCCGCAAAGGATGCGCGTTCGGTCTGCGACCGCTCGCTCAGTGTTTTTGACGGCCAGACGCGCGTGGAAATAAAGCTGGCCTTCAACGGCACTGAATCGTTCACCACGGGTGGCTTTACTGGCGAATCAGTCATCTGTTCGGCGAAGTTCATTCCGGTTTCAGGTTATCAGAAGGGCAAGAAATCGATCGATTATCTGGCCAACAAGAGCCGGATCACCATCTCCTTTGCTGCGCTCGGCAATTCCGGCATCTATGCGCCGGTGGTGGCGCGTATCGGCACCCGGATCGGAACGCTGAAAATCGCAGCCACCCGGTTTGAAAAAGTGGAATAG
- the rpmB gene encoding 50S ribosomal protein L28, with the protein MSRACELTGKSVQYGNNVSHANNRTRRRFLPNLCNVTLISETLGQSYRLRISANALRSVEHRGGLDAFLVKSDDKELSQRARLLKRQIAKKQAEAAA; encoded by the coding sequence ATGTCCCGCGCTTGTGAATTGACCGGCAAGTCGGTCCAGTACGGCAACAATGTCAGCCACGCGAACAACAGGACGCGTCGCCGTTTCCTGCCGAACCTCTGCAATGTTACGCTGATCTCCGAAACGCTCGGCCAGAGCTATCGCCTGCGCATTTCCGCCAACGCCCTGCGTTCGGTCGAACATCGCGGTGGCCTCGATGCCTTCCTCGTCAAATCCGACGATAAGGAACTTTCGCAGCGCGCCCGCCTGCTCAAGCGCCAGATCGCAAAGAAGCAGGCTGAAGCTGCCGCTTAA
- a CDS encoding queuosine precursor transporter, which produces MPAKISVLPQPSFSRLIPAILAMCVAVAASNILVQYPFQHFGLGEVLTYGAFSYPVAFLVNDLTNRRFGPAAARKVVYAGFVLGVVMSIWLATPRIAIASGSAFLVAQLMDITVFDRLRRQSWWKAPFAAAMFGSVLDTILFFSIAFAASFSWIDGLTGMLDSSLAEPASFLGLGVPLWASLAFGDFIVKVVMGTLMLIPYGAILAIFAPTLYAVNRPSAERA; this is translated from the coding sequence ATGCCAGCCAAGATCTCCGTGCTGCCGCAGCCATCTTTTTCGCGCCTCATCCCGGCTATCCTCGCCATGTGCGTTGCAGTCGCCGCGTCGAATATTCTGGTGCAATATCCTTTCCAGCATTTTGGCCTCGGCGAAGTGCTCACCTATGGCGCCTTCAGCTATCCCGTTGCATTTCTGGTTAACGACCTGACGAATCGCCGTTTCGGCCCTGCTGCCGCGCGCAAGGTCGTCTATGCGGGTTTCGTGCTGGGCGTGGTCATGTCGATCTGGCTTGCGACGCCACGCATCGCCATTGCCTCCGGCTCGGCCTTCCTCGTTGCGCAGTTGATGGATATCACCGTTTTTGACCGGCTGCGCCGCCAGAGCTGGTGGAAGGCACCTTTTGCCGCTGCCATGTTCGGCTCGGTTCTGGATACGATCCTGTTCTTTTCAATAGCCTTTGCCGCAAGCTTCTCCTGGATCGACGGGCTGACGGGTATGCTCGATTCGTCGCTTGCCGAGCCTGCATCCTTTCTTGGTCTCGGCGTGCCGCTCTGGGCTTCGCTCGCCTTCGGTGATTTTATCGTGAAGGTTGTGATGGGCACATTGATGCTGATCCCCTATGGGGCGATCCTCGCCATTTTCGCACCCACCCTTTATGCCGTAAACCGCCCTTCGGCAGAAAGGGCCTGA